In one Microbacterium invictum genomic region, the following are encoded:
- a CDS encoding aconitate hydratase → MSTVDSFGAKSTLTVGSTDYEIFRIDAVPGYEKLPFSLKVLLENLLRTEDGANVTKQQIEALGSWDPSAEPDTEIQFTPARVVMQDFTGVPCIVDLATMREAVADLGGDPTRINPLAPAELVIDHSVIADLFGRPDAFERNVEIEYERNGERYQFLRWGQTAFDDFKVVPPGTGIVHQVNIEHLAKVTYTRTVGGSLRAYPDTCVGTDSHTTMVNGLGVLGWGVGGIEAEAAMLGQPVSMLIPKVVGFKLTGTIPAGVTATDVVLTITDLLRKHGVVGKFVEFYGDGVASVPLANRATIGNMSPEFGSTAAIFPIDDVTVDYLRLTGRSDEQLALVEQYSKAQTLWHDPSREPVFSEYLELDLGTVVPSIAGPKRPQDRIELTAAKTQFEKDVLDYAEAGPETRVDEAVEGTFPASDPVGFTPDDENLSDRVVAADHRSHAPSAVSKPTPVTTADGTSYMLDHGAVTIAAITSCTNTSNPSVMLAAGLLARNAAQKGLKAKPWVKTTMAPGSKVVTDYYEKAGLTDDLEALGFYTVGYGCTTCIGNSGPLIEEVSAAVNDNDLAVTAVLSGNRNFEGRINPDVKMNYLASPPLVIAYALAGSMNFDFETDPLGKDSQGNDVFLKDIWPSPAEVQQTIDSSISTDMFTKQYGAVFEGDDRWRSLPTPTGATFEWDDSSTYVRKPPYFDGMTLQPDPVSDIAGARVLAKLGDSVTTDHISPAGSIKADSPAGQYLQSHGVDKKDFNSYGSRRGNHEVMIRGTFANIRLRNQLLDGVEGGFTRDFTQEGAPQSFIYDASENYQQAGVPLVILAGKEYGSGSSRDWAAKGTRLLGVRAVIAESYERIHRSNLIGMGVIPLQFPAGESASSLGLDGTETFTITGIEELNSGSTPKTVRVTAEPTDASAPGAAAVQFDAVVRIDTPGEADYYRNGGILQYVLRSLV, encoded by the coding sequence GTGTCCACAGTTGACAGCTTCGGTGCCAAGAGCACCCTGACGGTCGGCAGCACCGACTACGAGATCTTCCGCATCGACGCGGTGCCGGGATACGAGAAGCTGCCGTTCAGCCTCAAGGTCCTGCTGGAGAACCTGCTGCGCACCGAAGACGGTGCGAACGTGACCAAGCAGCAGATCGAGGCCCTCGGCTCCTGGGACCCCAGCGCCGAACCCGACACCGAGATCCAGTTCACCCCCGCCCGCGTGGTGATGCAGGACTTCACGGGCGTCCCGTGCATCGTCGACCTGGCCACGATGCGCGAGGCCGTCGCCGACCTCGGCGGCGACCCCACCCGCATCAACCCGCTCGCCCCTGCAGAGCTGGTCATCGACCACTCGGTCATCGCCGACCTGTTCGGCCGCCCCGACGCGTTCGAGCGCAATGTCGAGATCGAGTACGAGCGCAACGGCGAGCGCTACCAGTTCCTCCGCTGGGGCCAGACCGCCTTCGACGATTTCAAGGTCGTTCCTCCCGGCACCGGCATCGTCCACCAGGTGAACATCGAGCACCTGGCGAAGGTGACCTACACCCGCACCGTCGGGGGAAGTCTCCGCGCCTATCCCGACACGTGCGTGGGCACCGACTCGCACACCACCATGGTCAACGGCCTGGGCGTGCTCGGCTGGGGCGTCGGCGGCATCGAGGCCGAGGCGGCCATGCTCGGACAGCCCGTGTCGATGCTCATCCCGAAGGTCGTGGGGTTCAAGCTCACCGGCACCATCCCCGCCGGGGTCACCGCGACCGACGTCGTCCTCACGATCACCGACCTGCTGCGCAAGCACGGCGTGGTCGGCAAGTTCGTCGAGTTCTATGGCGACGGCGTCGCGTCCGTCCCGCTGGCCAACCGCGCCACCATCGGCAACATGAGCCCCGAGTTCGGCTCCACCGCCGCCATCTTCCCGATCGACGACGTCACGGTCGACTATCTGCGTCTGACCGGCCGCTCCGACGAGCAACTCGCACTGGTCGAGCAGTACTCCAAGGCGCAGACCCTCTGGCACGACCCGTCGCGCGAGCCGGTGTTCAGCGAGTACCTCGAACTCGACCTCGGCACGGTCGTCCCCTCGATCGCCGGACCCAAGCGCCCGCAGGACCGCATCGAGCTGACCGCGGCCAAGACCCAGTTCGAGAAGGATGTCCTCGACTACGCCGAGGCCGGACCCGAGACCCGGGTCGACGAGGCCGTGGAGGGGACTTTCCCGGCATCCGATCCGGTCGGCTTCACCCCCGACGACGAGAACCTCTCCGACCGCGTCGTGGCCGCCGACCACCGCAGCCACGCACCGTCGGCAGTGTCGAAGCCGACGCCGGTGACGACCGCGGACGGCACCTCGTACATGCTGGACCACGGCGCCGTCACCATCGCCGCCATCACCTCGTGCACGAACACCTCCAACCCCTCGGTGATGCTGGCCGCCGGCCTCCTCGCGCGGAACGCCGCCCAGAAGGGTCTGAAGGCCAAGCCGTGGGTGAAGACGACGATGGCGCCGGGGTCGAAGGTCGTCACCGACTACTACGAGAAGGCGGGACTGACCGACGACCTCGAGGCGCTGGGCTTCTACACCGTCGGCTACGGGTGCACCACGTGCATCGGCAACTCCGGTCCGCTCATCGAGGAGGTCTCGGCTGCGGTCAACGACAACGACCTCGCCGTCACCGCCGTGCTGTCGGGCAACCGCAACTTCGAGGGTCGCATCAACCCCGATGTGAAGATGAACTACCTCGCCAGCCCGCCGCTCGTGATCGCCTACGCGCTGGCCGGCTCGATGAACTTCGACTTCGAGACCGACCCGCTGGGCAAGGACAGCCAGGGCAACGACGTGTTCCTCAAGGACATCTGGCCGAGCCCCGCCGAGGTGCAGCAGACCATCGACTCGTCGATCTCGACCGACATGTTCACCAAGCAGTATGGCGCCGTGTTCGAGGGCGACGACCGGTGGCGCTCCCTTCCGACGCCCACCGGGGCGACCTTCGAGTGGGACGACTCCTCGACCTACGTGCGCAAGCCCCCGTACTTCGACGGCATGACGCTTCAGCCCGATCCGGTCAGCGACATCGCCGGGGCCCGCGTGCTCGCGAAGCTCGGCGACTCGGTCACCACCGACCACATCTCGCCGGCCGGATCGATCAAGGCCGACAGCCCCGCGGGCCAGTACCTGCAGTCGCACGGCGTGGACAAGAAGGACTTCAACTCCTACGGCTCGCGCCGCGGGAACCACGAGGTGATGATCCGCGGCACGTTCGCGAACATCCGGCTGCGCAACCAGCTCCTGGACGGCGTCGAGGGGGGCTTCACCCGCGACTTCACCCAGGAGGGCGCCCCGCAGTCCTTCATCTACGACGCGTCGGAGAACTACCAGCAGGCCGGGGTGCCGCTGGTGATCCTCGCCGGCAAGGAGTACGGCTCGGGCTCGTCGCGCGACTGGGCGGCCAAGGGAACGCGCCTGCTGGGCGTGCGGGCGGTCATCGCGGAGAGCTACGAGCGCATCCACCGCTCCAACCTGATCGGCATGGGCGTCATCCCGCTGCAGTTCCCGGCGGGGGAGTCCGCATCCTCGCTGGGCCTCGACGGCACCGAGACGTTCACGATCACCGGCATCGAAGAGCTCAACAGCGGATCCACGCCGAAGACCGTGCGGGTCACGGCCGAGCCGACGGACGCCTCCGCGCCGGGCGCGGCCGCGGTGCAGTTCGACGCCGTCGTGCGCATCGACACCCCCGGTGAGGCGGATTACTACCGCAACGGCGGCATCCTGCAGTACGTGCTCCGATCCCTGGTCTGA